In Silurus meridionalis isolate SWU-2019-XX chromosome 29, ASM1480568v1, whole genome shotgun sequence, one DNA window encodes the following:
- the mief1 gene encoding mitochondrial dynamics protein MID51, with amino-acid sequence MAGVNGDRKGKKEDNGLGSAIDFMLSNAKLVLGVGGAAMLGIATLAVKRMYDRALSAPSSPTKSNQSGKRSWEEPSWLGSSPRTLNHDMKQNVSRSLQTLPTSSSSLQQDFPRRTAGRPGGSRSSSKAALQRGRMRLSLQEHLWAFYNERVNISAEEQQAARHAALDICAELRAFIHTKVPDMPLRDMYLSGSLYHDLQVVSADHAQLMVPLILEKSLWSFIPGEETIMNVPGFWLVRRENLEYFPRGSSYWDRCLIGGYLSPKSVLEVFEKLVTGCMNWPAIGSVLGYVVRPAVPSLTGAITLALEVQYDSDRWLHVDFLPLLVSEDTVSLVAKPHRERDNLWRQSFWSSETTRLLALDRDDDGCRCVCLKIAKAVCKLNPALTLLNASHLANAVLLLSESEHDWSRGALAERFTQLIRALVGHLEAERLPCALDYKVNLLCELTAREVDELGYTLYCSLSDPESLLRTV; translated from the exons ATGGCGGGAGTGAACGGAGAtcggaaaggaaagaaagaggacAATGGCCTCGGCTCAGCCATCGACTTCATGCTGTCCAATGCCAAACTGGTGCTCGGGGTCGGAGGAGCCGCCATGCTGGGGATCGCTACACTCGCTGTCAAGaga ATGTACGACCGAGCCCTCAGCGCTCCGTCCAGCCCCACAAAAAGCAACCAATCAGGAAAGAGGAGCTGGGAGGAGCCGAGCTGGCTGGGGTCATCACCACGGACGTTGAATCACGACATGAAGCAGAACGTCAGTCGGTCGCTGCAGACGCTCCCCACGTCCTCCAGCTCGCTTCAGCAGG actTTCCCAGGAGGACAGCAGGACGTCCTGGGGGCAGCAGGAGCAGTAGTAAAGCGGCGCTGCAGCGGGGCCGGATGCGTCTGTCCCTGCAGGAGCACCTGTGGGCGTTTTATAACGAGCGTGTGAACATCTCCGCCGAGGAGCAGCAGGCAGCTCGACACGCCGCCCTCGACATCTGTGCAGAACTCCGAGCCTTCATCCACACCAAAGTGCCAGACATGCCGCTCCGAGACATGTACCTCAGCGGCAGCCTCTACCACGACCTACAG GTGGTGTCAGCAGACCATGCTCAGCTGATGGTTCCTTTGATCCTGGAGAAGAGCCTGTGGTCATTCATCCCTGGTGAGGAGACCATCATGAACGTTCCCGGGTTCTGGCTTGTCCGTCGGGAGAACCTGGAGTATTTCCCTCGCGGCTCGAGTTACTGGGACCGCTGCCTGATCGGCGGTTACCTCTCGCCGAAGAGCGTGCTGGAGGTGTTCGAGAAGCTGGTGACGGGCTGCATGAACTGGCCGGCGATCGGCAGCGTGCTGGGTTACGTGGTCCGTCCCGCCGTACCGTCGCTCACGGGGGCGATCACGCTCGCTCTGGAGGTGCAGTACGACTCTGATCGATGGCTTCACGTCGACTTCCTGCCTCTGCTCGTCTCGGAGGACACGGTGTCTCTGGTCGCTAAGCCGCACAGAGAGCGAGATAACCTCTGGAGGCAGAGTTTTTGGTCGTCGGAAACGACCAGGCTGCTCGCTCTGGACCGAGACGACGACGGCTGCCGCTGCGTCTGCCTGAAAATCGCCAAGGCCGTGTGCAAACTGAACCCTGCGCTGACGCTCCTGAACGCCAGTCACCTGGCCAACGCCGTGCTGCTGCTGAGCGAGAGCGAGCACGACTGGAGCCGGGGGGCGCTGGCCGAGCGTTTCACACAGCTCATCCGTGCTCTAGTGGGACACCTGGAGGCCGAGAGGCTTCCCTGCGCCCTTGACTACAAGGTCAACCTGCTGTGTGAGCTCACAGCGCGAGAGGTCGACGAACTGGGGTACACACTCTACTGCTCACTATCAGACCCCGAGAGTCTGCTCAGAactgtgtaa
- the LOC124382242 gene encoding MIEF1 upstream open reading frame protein-like produces MGGWSRGAVLELYRALLRAGRHLQYTDRNYYRRSIAHEFRRCQSLSEPQEKEEALKRGQFFLNSRLGGLV; encoded by the coding sequence ATGGGCGGCTGGTCCCGGGGCGCCGTGCTGGAGCTGTACCGAGCACTGCTCCGTGCAGGGCGCCACCTGCAGTACACCGACCGCAACTACTACCGCCGCAGCATCGCCCACGAGTTCCGCCGCTGCCAGTCGCTCAGCGAGCCTCAAGAGAAGGAGGAGGCACTGAAACGGGGACAGTTCTTCCTCAACAGCCGTCTGGGAGGACTCGTCTAG